The following are from one region of the Cloacibacterium normanense genome:
- the udk gene encoding uridine kinase: MLVIGIAGGTGSGKTTVVNNILQQLNAEGVNVLSQDNYYHDNHQLSLSEREALNYDHPKSIDFELLVKHVKALKRGENIEQPLYSFVTHSRTGDHVTVEPKNVLIVEGILVLTNQELLKEFDLKVFVHADSDERLIRRIRRDTQERGRDLHEVLHRYQTTLKPMHQEFIEPSKNEADLIVPNMRKNSVAIDFLSTVINNSLKKAY; encoded by the coding sequence ATGTTAGTAATAGGTATTGCAGGTGGAACTGGTTCTGGTAAAACCACCGTAGTGAATAATATTTTGCAACAATTGAATGCAGAAGGCGTAAATGTACTTTCTCAAGACAATTATTACCATGATAATCACCAATTATCGCTCTCAGAAAGAGAAGCGCTGAATTATGACCACCCAAAATCGATAGATTTTGAATTATTGGTAAAACATGTAAAAGCGCTGAAAAGAGGAGAAAACATAGAACAGCCTTTGTATTCCTTCGTTACGCATTCTAGAACTGGAGATCACGTAACTGTAGAACCTAAAAACGTTTTAATTGTAGAAGGAATTCTGGTTTTGACCAATCAGGAACTTTTAAAGGAATTCGATCTTAAAGTATTTGTGCATGCAGATTCAGACGAAAGATTAATCAGAAGAATTAGACGTGATACACAAGAACGCGGTAGAGATTTACACGAAGTTCTTCACCGTTATCAAACTACGCTGAAACCAATGCACCAAGAGTTTATAGAGCCTTCTAAAAACGAAGCAGACCTTATTGTTCCTAACATGAGAAAAAATTCTGTAGCTATTGATTTTCTTTCTACAGTCATTAACAATTCTCTTAAAAAAGCCTATTAA
- a CDS encoding GxxExxY protein, which produces MNENEISFYIRKSIFEIYNELGPGLLEKVYEKTLAYDLKSKGLEVKTQVPIPIKFKELTLDSSFIADIIVEDKVIIEIKSIEEISNVHHKQLLTYLKLTNLKLGILVNFNTDYIDKNIYRKINGYIK; this is translated from the coding sequence ATGAACGAAAATGAAATTAGTTTTTATATAAGAAAATCTATTTTTGAAATTTACAATGAACTTGGACCAGGTTTATTGGAAAAAGTTTATGAAAAAACTTTAGCATATGATTTAAAAAGTAAAGGTTTAGAAGTAAAAACACAAGTTCCAATTCCTATAAAATTTAAAGAATTAACTCTAGATTCAAGTTTTATTGCTGACATAATTGTTGAAGATAAGGTAATTATTGAAATAAAATCTATTGAAGAAATCTCAAATGTTCATCATAAACAACTCTTAACTTATCTAAAACTAACAAATTTAAAATTAGGAATTCTAGTCAATTTTAATACAGATTATATTGATAAGAATATTTACAGAAAAATAAACGGATATATTAAATAA
- a CDS encoding dipeptidase — translation MSDTQSYIQQNKQRFLDELIELLKIASISADPAYNQDVLNCADAVAKHLANAGADQVEICETKGYPVVYGEKIINPELPTVLVYGHYDVQPADPLELWESGPFEPVVKKTELHPEGAIFARGSADDKGQFFMHVKAFEAMMKTNSLPCNIKFIIEGEEEVGSVSLAGFLEENKEKLSCDVILISDTHIYSNEQPTVTTGLRGLSYMEVEVEGPNRDLHSGLYGGAVPNPINVLAEMIAKLHDEEGRITIDGFYDNVEIVSAEDRAEMNKLKDNPEEFKKSIGLSGVEGETGYTTLERTSIRPTLDVNGIWGGYTGEGAKTVIPSKAFAKISMRLVPYQTDEEITEKFTKYFEKIAPASVKVKVTPHHGGMPYVLQSNTKEFQAAKKAMEKAFGKEVLPYRSGGSIPITSLFEKILGAKSVLMGFGLDSDAIHSPNEHYGLYNFYKGIESIPYFFEFYTQQ, via the coding sequence ATGTCGGACACACAAAGTTATATCCAACAAAACAAGCAACGTTTTCTAGACGAATTGATAGAATTATTGAAGATTGCTTCTATTTCTGCAGACCCAGCTTACAATCAAGATGTGCTCAATTGTGCTGATGCTGTGGCAAAACACCTTGCCAATGCAGGAGCAGATCAAGTAGAAATCTGCGAAACCAAAGGTTATCCTGTAGTTTATGGTGAAAAAATCATCAATCCAGAATTACCAACCGTTTTGGTTTACGGTCACTATGATGTTCAACCTGCAGATCCATTAGAATTGTGGGAAAGCGGACCATTTGAACCCGTGGTTAAAAAGACAGAACTTCATCCAGAAGGTGCGATTTTTGCAAGAGGAAGTGCGGATGATAAAGGCCAATTCTTTATGCACGTAAAAGCTTTTGAAGCCATGATGAAAACCAATTCTTTACCTTGTAATATTAAATTCATTATTGAAGGAGAAGAAGAAGTAGGTTCTGTAAGTTTAGCTGGATTTTTAGAAGAAAATAAAGAAAAACTTTCTTGTGATGTCATTTTAATTTCAGACACGCATATTTATTCTAACGAACAACCAACTGTGACTACTGGTCTTAGAGGTTTAAGTTATATGGAAGTAGAAGTAGAAGGTCCGAACAGAGATTTACACTCAGGATTATATGGTGGCGCTGTTCCTAATCCAATTAATGTTTTAGCAGAAATGATTGCTAAACTTCATGATGAAGAAGGAAGAATTACCATCGATGGTTTTTATGATAATGTAGAAATCGTTTCTGCGGAAGACAGAGCAGAAATGAATAAATTAAAAGACAACCCAGAAGAATTCAAAAAATCAATTGGATTAAGTGGAGTAGAAGGCGAAACAGGTTATACTACCTTAGAAAGAACTTCTATCAGACCAACTCTTGATGTAAACGGAATTTGGGGAGGTTATACAGGTGAAGGCGCTAAAACCGTCATTCCGAGCAAAGCATTTGCTAAAATTTCTATGAGATTGGTTCCTTATCAAACAGACGAAGAAATTACTGAAAAATTCACGAAATATTTTGAAAAAATAGCTCCAGCTTCTGTGAAGGTAAAAGTTACACCTCATCACGGTGGAATGCCTTATGTTTTACAAAGCAACACTAAAGAATTCCAAGCGGCTAAAAAAGCGATGGAAAAAGCCTTTGGTAAAGAAGTACTACCATATAGAAGTGGCGGAAGTATTCCTATTACTTCTCTTTTTGAGAAAATTTTGGGAGCAAAATCAGTTTTAATGGGCTTCGGTTTAGATTCTGATGCGATTCACTCGCCAAACGAACACTACGGATTGTATAATTTCTACAAAGGAATAGAAAGTATTCCATATTTCTTTGAATTTTATACTCAACAATAA
- a CDS encoding nucleoside permease produces the protein MNIKFRLTLLSFLQFFVWGAWLTTIATYCLSTKGWTFPQFGAIFSTLGIASIITPPIVGILVDKYINSEKLYGILHILYGIMMFFVPGINDPEQLYWIILIAMFFYMPTISLSYSLIYRVLSDNNSDVVTNFPKIRVWGTVGFIIAMWITNFTNFDYTQSDILSFNFIKLATPTPLQFYIASAGAIILGLYAFTLPSCPPENNKKDANGILEKLGLNAFVLFKNPKMASFFIFSMFLGAALQLTNMYADVFIDSFKNIAAYKDSFAVKYSTVIVSISQISETLFILAIPFFLKKYGIKKVMLMSMLAWVLRFGLFSVGYPTGFGLFALILSMIVYGMAFDFFNISGSLFVETSTDSKLRGSAQGLFMMMTNGIGAIIGSKASGFIIEKYFINTDGSTNWSGAWLTFSIYALVIAILFGIFFKHKHNPEAIGNVSH, from the coding sequence ATGAATATTAAATTTAGATTGACACTGCTCAGTTTTCTACAATTTTTTGTTTGGGGAGCTTGGCTTACTACAATTGCTACTTATTGTTTAAGTACAAAGGGATGGACCTTCCCTCAGTTTGGTGCAATTTTCTCAACTCTAGGAATAGCATCGATTATAACTCCACCAATTGTAGGAATCTTAGTAGACAAATATATAAATTCAGAAAAATTGTATGGTATTCTTCATATCCTTTATGGAATCATGATGTTTTTTGTACCAGGAATTAATGATCCAGAACAGTTATATTGGATTATTTTAATCGCAATGTTCTTTTACATGCCTACTATTTCACTATCTTATTCTCTAATTTATAGAGTTTTATCTGACAATAATTCTGATGTAGTAACTAATTTTCCTAAAATTAGAGTATGGGGAACTGTTGGTTTTATCATTGCAATGTGGATTACTAATTTTACAAATTTTGATTATACTCAGTCTGACATATTGTCTTTCAACTTTATAAAGCTAGCTACACCTACACCTCTCCAATTCTATATCGCATCTGCTGGAGCAATTATTTTAGGTTTATATGCCTTCACATTGCCTAGTTGTCCTCCAGAAAATAACAAAAAAGATGCAAACGGAATTCTAGAAAAACTAGGATTAAATGCTTTTGTTTTGTTTAAAAACCCAAAAATGGCAAGTTTTTTTATTTTTTCTATGTTCTTAGGAGCTGCTTTGCAATTAACTAACATGTACGCAGATGTTTTTATTGACAGCTTCAAAAATATAGCCGCATATAAAGATAGTTTTGCAGTAAAATACAGTACCGTAATTGTATCTATCAGCCAAATTTCTGAAACATTATTTATACTTGCTATTCCATTTTTCCTAAAAAAATATGGTATTAAAAAAGTAATGTTAATGAGTATGCTCGCTTGGGTTCTAAGATTTGGACTATTTTCAGTAGGTTACCCAACTGGTTTCGGACTTTTTGCATTAATTTTATCTATGATTGTTTATGGAATGGCATTTGATTTCTTTAATATTTCTGGTTCTCTTTTCGTAGAAACTTCTACTGACTCTAAGCTTAGAGGTTCTGCACAAGGTTTATTCATGATGATGACAAACGGAATTGGAGCGATTATAGGAAGCAAAGCAAGTGGATTTATCATTGAAAAATACTTTATAAATACTGATGGCAGCACAAATTGGAGTGGAGCTTGGCTCACATTCTCTATTTATGCACTTGTTATTGCAATACTATTTGGTATTTTCTTTAAACACAAGCACAATCCAGAAGCAATAGGAAACGTATCTCATTAA
- a CDS encoding electron transfer flavoprotein subunit alpha/FixB family protein, with amino-acid sequence MSIFVYTENISGAYKKAALEAVSYAKTVADMSGTDVVAVSINPTDAADVLYKYGASKVVTLKSDALKSFNPKAYAEALATVVDGVVVFPHSTDASSVAPMLAVIKNASLLTNVVSAPVAVSPFEAKRKSFSGKAFMDAKAHGENVVVTVSQNSFGVKENPVAGSEEVKEVSVSAEGLTVVNQEKSSGKLDLKEAEVVVSAGRGMKGPENWGMIEELANVLGAATACSKPVSDIGWRSHSEHVGQTGKAIAPNLYIAVGISGAIQHLAGVNSSKTIVVINNDAEAPFFKSADYGVVGDAFQIIPALTEKIKALKGH; translated from the coding sequence ATGTCAATTTTTGTATATACCGAAAATATTTCAGGAGCATATAAAAAAGCGGCTCTAGAAGCTGTTTCTTACGCAAAAACAGTTGCAGATATGTCTGGAACTGATGTAGTAGCGGTAAGCATTAATCCTACAGATGCTGCAGATGTTCTTTACAAATACGGAGCTTCTAAAGTGGTTACTCTAAAAAGTGACGCACTTAAAAGTTTCAACCCAAAAGCTTATGCAGAAGCTCTCGCTACTGTAGTAGATGGAGTAGTAGTTTTCCCGCATTCTACAGATGCTAGTTCTGTAGCTCCTATGCTTGCTGTGATTAAAAACGCTTCATTATTAACCAATGTAGTTTCTGCTCCTGTTGCTGTTTCTCCATTCGAAGCGAAGAGAAAGTCTTTCTCTGGTAAAGCTTTTATGGATGCTAAAGCTCATGGCGAAAATGTAGTGGTTACTGTTTCTCAAAATTCTTTCGGAGTAAAAGAAAATCCAGTAGCTGGTTCTGAAGAAGTAAAAGAAGTTTCTGTTTCTGCAGAAGGTCTTACAGTAGTTAATCAAGAAAAATCTTCAGGAAAATTAGACCTTAAAGAAGCAGAAGTGGTAGTTTCTGCAGGTAGAGGAATGAAAGGCCCTGAAAACTGGGGAATGATCGAAGAATTAGCTAATGTTTTAGGTGCCGCTACCGCTTGTTCTAAACCAGTTTCTGATATCGGTTGGAGATCTCACTCAGAACACGTAGGACAAACCGGTAAAGCCATCGCTCCTAATTTATACATAGCAGTAGGTATTTCTGGTGCTATTCAGCATTTGGCTGGTGTAAACTCTTCTAAAACTATCGTAGTGATTAATAATGATGCAGAAGCACCATTCTTTAAATCTGCTGATTATGGAGTAGTAGGAGATGCTTTCCAAATTATTCCTGCGCTTACAGAAAAAATTAAAGCATTAAAAGGACACTAA
- a CDS encoding methylmalonyl-CoA mutase family protein, with amino-acid sequence MFDQVTLQDWENLVKKQLKTEDIYAVLTKENLEGISVKPYYADTDFVLKNLPKVEESTHLIAKYQDNLEEHAYAFLLEHNVEHLTEKTLFVANKDLAGHISLADDNQYISLIDVFENQEINTKLAEELLSKNFKRNIAVDTTLYQNAGASITQQLALALAKAKDLAEVFGAEILEKLVFKFAVGGNYFFEIAKIRAFKILFNQLSKEFGLDSIPYIFTETSLRNKAKNDEENNLIRSTLELSAAMIAGSDAVYSNDFKVQNSNSLSEEISFKQQIVLAYESIINVFDDAANGSYYIEEITHQFAENAWKLFLEIENSGGFVENLKSGKIAEMIYQQAIAEQNWVEEGKIKLIGVNLYPKLEKTKSVEQLYNAQEIKPVRWAEMFE; translated from the coding sequence ATGTTTGATCAAGTTACACTTCAGGATTGGGAAAATCTGGTCAAAAAACAATTGAAAACAGAAGATATTTATGCTGTTCTTACCAAAGAAAACTTGGAAGGTATTTCTGTAAAACCTTATTATGCCGACACTGATTTTGTCTTAAAAAACCTGCCAAAAGTAGAAGAATCTACGCATTTGATTGCTAAATATCAAGATAATTTAGAAGAACATGCTTATGCGTTTTTACTAGAGCATAATGTAGAACATTTGACCGAAAAAACGCTTTTCGTTGCCAATAAAGATTTGGCAGGACACATTTCTCTTGCAGATGATAATCAATATATTTCTTTGATAGATGTTTTTGAAAATCAAGAAATCAACACAAAATTAGCGGAGGAATTATTGTCTAAAAATTTTAAAAGAAATATTGCCGTAGATACCACTTTATACCAAAATGCTGGAGCTTCTATAACGCAACAATTGGCTTTAGCATTAGCAAAAGCAAAAGATTTGGCAGAAGTTTTCGGAGCTGAAATTTTAGAAAAATTGGTTTTCAAATTTGCAGTAGGCGGAAATTATTTCTTTGAAATTGCAAAAATCAGAGCATTTAAAATCCTTTTCAATCAACTTTCTAAAGAATTCGGACTAGACAGCATTCCTTACATTTTCACAGAAACTTCTCTTAGAAATAAAGCTAAAAACGACGAAGAAAATAACCTGATTCGTTCTACGCTAGAACTTTCCGCAGCCATGATTGCTGGTTCTGATGCGGTTTATAGCAATGATTTTAAGGTACAAAACTCTAATTCACTTTCAGAAGAAATTTCGTTTAAACAACAAATTGTTTTAGCATACGAAAGCATTATTAATGTTTTTGACGATGCTGCCAACGGAAGTTATTATATTGAAGAAATCACCCATCAATTCGCAGAAAACGCATGGAAATTATTCTTAGAAATCGAAAATTCTGGTGGTTTTGTAGAAAATTTAAAATCTGGAAAAATTGCTGAAATGATCTATCAACAGGCAATTGCAGAACAAAATTGGGTAGAAGAAGGTAAAATAAAACTCATTGGTGTAAATCTTTATCCAAAACTAGAAAAAACTAAATCTGTAGAACAACTTTATAATGCTCAGGAAATAAAACCAGTAAGATGGGCTGAAATGTTTGAGTAA
- a CDS encoding acetyl-CoA C-acyltransferase, which produces MKEVFIVSAARTPMGSFLGSLSSIPAPKLGAIAIKGALDKINLDAKHVQEVYMGNVLQAGEGQAPARQAALGAGLSNETPSTTINKVCASGMKAVMMASQSIKSGDQDVIVAGGMENMSQVPHYYSARNAVKLGDVKMQDGMLVDGLTDVYNKIHMGVCAEKCAAEYEFSREDQDNFAIQSYKRSAEAWASGKFKEEIVPVEIPQRKGEPIIFAEDEEYKNVNFDRIGTLPTVFQKENGTVTAANASPLNDGASALVLMSKEKMEELGLKPLAKIVSYADAAHEPEWFTTAPSKALPIALKKAGLEVSDIDFFEFNEAFSVVGLANNKILGLNESKVNVNGGAVSLGHPLGSSGARIIVTLINVLKQNNGKYGAAAICNGGGGASAIVIENL; this is translated from the coding sequence ATGAAAGAAGTATTTATCGTTTCAGCAGCAAGAACACCTATGGGAAGTTTTCTAGGAAGTTTATCTAGCATTCCTGCCCCTAAATTAGGTGCTATTGCCATTAAAGGAGCGTTAGACAAAATTAATCTTGACGCAAAACACGTTCAAGAAGTTTATATGGGTAATGTTTTACAAGCTGGAGAAGGACAAGCTCCTGCTCGTCAAGCTGCATTAGGCGCTGGTTTATCAAACGAAACACCTTCTACTACAATCAATAAAGTATGTGCTTCTGGGATGAAAGCCGTAATGATGGCTTCACAATCTATTAAATCTGGTGACCAAGACGTAATTGTAGCGGGTGGAATGGAAAACATGAGCCAAGTTCCGCATTATTACAGCGCGAGAAATGCTGTAAAACTGGGAGATGTAAAAATGCAAGACGGAATGTTAGTTGACGGTTTGACTGATGTTTACAACAAAATTCACATGGGAGTTTGTGCAGAAAAATGTGCTGCAGAATATGAATTCTCAAGAGAAGACCAAGACAACTTCGCGATTCAGTCTTATAAAAGAAGTGCAGAAGCTTGGGCTTCTGGTAAATTTAAAGAGGAAATCGTACCTGTAGAAATTCCACAGAGAAAAGGAGAACCTATTATTTTCGCAGAAGACGAAGAATATAAAAATGTAAATTTTGACAGAATTGGAACTTTGCCTACTGTTTTCCAAAAAGAAAATGGAACCGTAACTGCTGCGAATGCTTCTCCATTAAATGATGGTGCTTCTGCATTGGTTTTAATGTCAAAAGAAAAAATGGAAGAATTGGGCTTAAAACCTTTGGCAAAAATCGTTTCTTATGCAGATGCTGCTCACGAACCTGAATGGTTTACCACCGCTCCTTCAAAAGCATTACCTATCGCACTTAAAAAGGCTGGTTTAGAAGTTTCTGATATTGATTTCTTCGAGTTTAATGAAGCTTTTTCAGTAGTTGGTTTAGCCAACAATAAAATTTTAGGTTTAAACGAATCTAAGGTAAATGTAAATGGTGGTGCTGTTTCATTAGGACATCCACTAGGAAGTTCTGGTGCTAGAATTATCGTTACACTCATTAATGTTTTAAAACAAAACAATGGTAAATATGGCGCTGCTGCAATCTGTAATGGAGGTGGTGGTGCTTCTGCAATTGTGATTGAGAATTTATAA
- a CDS encoding bifunctional nuclease family protein, with protein MDYKQLIIRGISYSQTQSGAYALLLEHEETGVKLPVVIGNFEAQSISLGLEKDLRPPRPLTHDLFTKFVNSTHYTLESVIIYQIIDGVFFSNLNFKNTENGEELILDARTSDAVAMAVRFDAPIYTTEQVLNEAGILLEIDNNNELPEPETASESETSDLRKLSTEELQILLDDAVREEDYDTAMEIQEELKRRNKKID; from the coding sequence ATGGATTATAAACAACTAATCATACGCGGAATATCTTATAGCCAAACTCAATCTGGAGCTTACGCACTGCTTCTGGAACATGAAGAAACTGGCGTAAAACTACCTGTAGTAATTGGTAATTTTGAGGCTCAATCTATTTCTTTAGGTTTAGAAAAAGACTTGCGACCACCTCGTCCACTCACGCATGATTTATTTACCAAATTTGTAAATTCTACGCATTACACCCTAGAATCGGTAATTATTTATCAAATTATTGACGGCGTTTTCTTCTCTAATCTCAATTTTAAAAATACAGAAAACGGAGAAGAACTTATTTTAGATGCCAGAACTTCTGATGCTGTAGCAATGGCAGTACGTTTTGATGCTCCAATCTATACGACAGAACAAGTATTGAACGAAGCTGGAATTCTTCTAGAAATTGACAATAACAATGAATTACCAGAACCTGAAACTGCTTCAGAAAGTGAAACTTCTGACCTCAGAAAACTCAGCACAGAAGAATTACAAATTTTATTAGACGATGCTGTGAGAGAAGAAGATTATGATACCGCCATGGAAATCCAAGAAGAACTCAAAAGACGAAATAAAAAAATTGACTAG
- a CDS encoding RsmD family RNA methyltransferase codes for MGNKIQYFIDANLHADLHSLLLKKSPFPEVSMQELVQQIKGRKVAEKKFPFLNQENIIFPPNLNLEQASSQDTADFKKQFFKGKKFIDLTCGFGIDAYFLSQNFEEITLIEQNTELLDIVKHNWEVLDRKANFINQKLEDFLKNNKEHFDLIYLDPARRDNHNRKVFLLEDLSPNIIEIQEQLSDISPEILIKLSPLIDIQHLVYSLKNIYKIWIIAVKNEVKEVLVYLKKTENQPEISCINLQSSEPEFHFNLDDKKHCQSEFSAPKKYIYIPNNSVLKSGAFNLVSEKFGLRKLHQNTHIYTSEEKIEHFPGRIFETEEINSKAIKKGEQFNIITKNFPLKPEEIKKKHKIKDGGNHYLIAVKSLSGNHFLVGKLLD; via the coding sequence GTGGGAAATAAAATACAATACTTTATTGATGCAAATCTACACGCGGATTTGCATTCTTTGTTATTGAAAAAATCTCCATTTCCAGAGGTTTCTATGCAAGAATTGGTTCAGCAGATTAAAGGTAGAAAAGTAGCTGAAAAAAAGTTCCCTTTTTTGAATCAAGAAAACATTATTTTTCCGCCCAATCTTAATCTAGAACAGGCTTCATCACAAGACACCGCAGACTTCAAAAAACAGTTTTTTAAAGGAAAAAAATTCATTGATTTAACTTGTGGTTTCGGAATTGATGCCTATTTTCTCTCCCAAAATTTTGAAGAAATTACTTTAATAGAGCAGAATACAGAGCTTTTAGATATTGTAAAACACAATTGGGAAGTTCTGGACAGAAAGGCGAATTTCATCAACCAAAAATTAGAAGATTTTCTCAAAAATAATAAAGAACATTTTGATTTAATTTATCTAGATCCTGCAAGAAGAGATAATCATAACAGAAAAGTATTTCTTTTGGAGGATTTGTCGCCTAATATTATTGAAATTCAAGAGCAATTAAGTGACATTTCACCTGAAATTTTAATAAAACTTTCACCGCTGATTGATATTCAGCATTTGGTTTATTCGCTCAAAAATATTTATAAAATATGGATTATTGCTGTTAAAAATGAAGTAAAAGAAGTTTTGGTTTATCTCAAGAAAACAGAAAATCAACCAGAAATTTCTTGCATCAATTTACAATCTTCGGAACCTGAATTTCACTTTAATTTAGATGATAAAAAACATTGTCAATCAGAATTTTCAGCTCCTAAAAAATACATTTACATTCCGAATAATTCGGTTTTGAAATCTGGAGCATTCAATTTAGTTTCAGAGAAATTTGGTTTGAGAAAATTACATCAGAACACGCACATTTATACTTCCGAAGAAAAAATAGAACATTTCCCAGGAAGAATTTTTGAAACCGAAGAAATCAATTCAAAAGCGATTAAAAAGGGTGAACAATTTAATATCATCACCAAAAATTTTCCCTTAAAACCTGAAGAAATCAAGAAAAAACACAAAATAAAAGACGGCGGAAACCATTATCTTATCGCGGTGAAATCTCTTTCTGGAAATCATTTCCTAGTAGGAAAACTTCTTGATTAA
- a CDS encoding FtsB family cell division protein: protein MKELIKDIQKKSPSWRFVQKYLLNKYFITIFLFLVWMIFFDSTSWLVIKDLNKEIDKYEEQLSYYKSEYHKNDAFYKKLMNNKAEKEKFARENYFMKKKNEEIFILVVDSSAIKQKEEE from the coding sequence ATGAAGGAACTAATTAAAGATATTCAGAAAAAATCTCCGAGTTGGCGTTTCGTGCAGAAATACCTTCTCAATAAATATTTTATTACCATTTTTCTTTTTTTGGTATGGATGATTTTTTTTGATTCCACATCTTGGTTAGTCATCAAAGATTTAAACAAAGAAATAGACAAATACGAAGAACAACTCTCGTATTACAAGTCAGAATATCATAAAAATGATGCTTTCTACAAAAAGCTCATGAATAACAAAGCAGAAAAAGAAAAGTTTGCGCGAGAAAATTATTTTATGAAAAAGAAAAATGAAGAAATTTTCATTCTCGTGGTAGACAGTTCTGCCATTAAGCAAAAAGAAGAAGAATAA
- a CDS encoding MFS transporter, with protein MKQNIKNNPKIMKAWAFYDWANSVYSLVITSTIFPIYYSIITTAYEKSEYVTETGKWIKVPVRNMINIFGKDYQPDAVYGYSLTISFLIVVILSPILSSLADTIGNKKSFLQFFAYLGATSCMGLAMFTNMNNVFLGLIFSITASVGFWGSLVFYNSFLPDIATPDKQDALSAKGYVYGYIGSVILVVICLALIMFFADTPKEALLYTRISFLFTGAWWFGFSQYTFKHLPQFGEVKDQLPKDLVLLNLKNIFQNHKSNGGFVEVLKDNIIFYIEIVKESFRELYKVGAQLFRTANLKYFLASFFFYSVGMQTIFLMATLFGKSEINLEQGKLIMTLLIIQIEAIIGAIFFSRLSKRIGNKNVISITIILWIFACLSAYFLKKENPNVEYQFYGIAAIIGLVMGGIQSMSRSTYSRLLPKDSMDNTTYFSFYDVLEKIAIILGTFIFALLIDNYDAIRLFFLQECSFQLPTTSGMRFAALSMSVFFALGLFFIRFLKFNKISDKETL; from the coding sequence ATGAAACAAAATATCAAAAACAACCCTAAAATCATGAAAGCTTGGGCTTTCTACGATTGGGCGAATTCTGTTTATTCACTGGTAATTACCTCTACCATTTTTCCTATTTACTATTCTATTATTACTACTGCTTACGAAAAAAGCGAGTACGTAACCGAAACAGGAAAATGGATAAAAGTTCCTGTGAGGAATATGATTAATATTTTCGGTAAAGATTATCAACCAGATGCAGTTTATGGCTATTCGCTTACCATTTCGTTTTTGATTGTGGTCATTCTTTCGCCGATTTTATCATCTTTAGCAGACACCATTGGAAATAAAAAGTCTTTCTTGCAATTTTTTGCTTATTTAGGAGCAACTTCTTGTATGGGATTGGCGATGTTTACCAATATGAATAACGTTTTCTTAGGATTGATTTTCAGTATTACTGCGAGTGTAGGATTCTGGGGAAGTTTGGTTTTTTACAATTCATTCTTGCCGGATATTGCTACACCAGATAAACAAGATGCACTTTCCGCAAAAGGTTACGTTTATGGTTACATTGGTTCTGTAATTTTAGTGGTGATTTGTTTGGCTTTGATTATGTTTTTTGCGGACACTCCAAAAGAAGCTCTTTTATACACTAGAATTTCATTCTTATTCACGGGAGCTTGGTGGTTTGGATTTTCTCAATACACCTTCAAACATTTACCTCAATTTGGTGAAGTAAAAGACCAATTACCAAAAGATTTAGTATTGCTGAATCTAAAAAATATTTTCCAAAATCATAAAAGTAATGGTGGCTTTGTAGAAGTTCTGAAAGACAATATTATCTTCTACATTGAAATCGTTAAGGAAAGCTTTAGAGAATTGTATAAAGTTGGTGCACAATTATTTAGAACCGCTAATCTTAAGTATTTTTTAGCAAGTTTCTTCTTTTATAGTGTTGGAATGCAGACCATTTTCTTAATGGCCACATTATTTGGAAAGAGTGAAATCAACCTTGAACAAGGAAAACTGATCATGACCTTGTTAATCATTCAAATTGAAGCTATTATTGGTGCTATTTTCTTCTCGAGATTATCCAAAAGAATAGGCAATAAAAATGTGATTAGCATTACCATTATTTTATGGATTTTTGCTTGTCTTTCTGCTTATTTCCTCAAAAAAGAAAATCCAAATGTAGAGTATCAATTTTACGGAATTGCAGCCATCATCGGTTTGGTAATGGGCGGAATTCAGTCGATGTCTCGTTCTACCTACAGTAGACTTTTACCAAAAGATTCTATGGATAACACTACATATTTCAGCTTTTATGATGTATTAGAAAAGATAGCAATTATCCTAGGAACCTTCATCTTTGCACTATTAATCGACAATTATGATGCAATTAGGTTGTTCTTCTTACAAGAATGTTCATTCCAATTGCCTACCACTTCAGGAATGAGATTTGCAGCACTTTCTATGTCTGTTTTCTTTGCATTAGGATTGTTTTTCATTAGATTTTTGAAATTCAACAAAATATCAGACAAAGAAACTTTGTAA